The sequence CTGTTTCTACTAGTTCCATCTGGGATGACTTGCTCCCTCCTTCCTACCTTTGTTGCTTTTCCAACTTTGTTTTTTGATTtgtagggtttttgtttgtttttttggtactggagattggacccaggggtgctttacccctgGACCACAATTCCAGCCatctttattattatatttttttaaaattttgagatagcatctctttaatttgcttagggccttgctaaattgctgaggctagccttgaatttgtgatcctcctgcctcagccttctgaattgctgagattatagacatGCCACGGCACCCAGCTCcacctttgtttttaattttttttttttcatttgtagatgaacaccatacctttattttatttatttgtttttatatggtgctaaggatcaaaccctttgcctcacacgtgctagtgctctaccactgagctacaaccccagcccctccacctttttctttttatcacaAATGCTCAATAGGCATTTCTGAGTGTAGCATCACTTTGAAGAAATGTTCCGCACAGAGAAAACCAGCTACTCCTATGGACAATAGAGTCAAGGGAATCAAGGGGGAAACTATCCCCTTGCCCAGCTGTTCCAGCCATATTCCTTCCAAGACCTGAGATTCTTCCATCATGTCAGTTACTCTTACATCAGAAACCAGTCCAGAATCAAGGGCCTCGGACTTGACCTTGCTCCACCCATCAGCGCCCAGCATGGTGGCCAGTTTGTAGAGCTTAATGGCCCCAAGTTCAAACCCTGACTCCAGATCAAGGGTGTGGCTCTGTAtacagtgaggtcctgggttccatccctacccAGTACTATAAAACAGGTAAATAGATATAATGTCCTGACTCTACCACTTGGTATTTGCATCTGTCTGGGTGTTTCttgtttgttcgtttgttttgttttgttttagtactgggaattgaacccagttgctctaccactgagctatactcctagcccttttttattttgagatggactCTCTAAATTGTGctgactgacctcaaacttgcaatcttcctgcctcagcctcccaagcagccaagattgtgccattgtgcctgggtAGGAAGTGTTTTGTGGTAAATTCTAGGCTTATTTCTACAGATCCATGTGGATAGAAAGTGGGAGATGATGAGAATCCCCAAATTCCCCCATCACACCCTGAGAAGGCAAAACAGAGTCAGTGGGGTCCATTCAAAGGCAATCTTTGAACTATAAATGGTGCTTGGGATTTCCAAAGGCTTTAGACATTGTCAACAAAACCTAGGCCCTGCACCAAGATTTGCTCCATCATGGGTGAAAGGCAACCTTTCCTTCCTTGAGTCCTCAGAATCTCAGAAAAGGCAGATCATGGGTTCTTTGCTGTGGCTGTCCCTGACTGGACTTTAATAGGTTCTGGGCACTCTATGGAGCATCTGACATTCCTGATTAGAATTGAGGTGGGTGGTGGAATCTTTCACAGTGGATTCACTTTACCCCAAAAGGAAAGGAGATTAAGGGTGATGGTGTGGGCAGGGACTCAGAGCTTAAGGGTCAGGAGCTCTGTGAAGGGAGGTAAGTCTTCATAAACCTTAGACCCTGAGGACACCCATAGCTGCAGGCCCCTGCTCTCAAGcttctttcatttttcctgtCCATCAAGAGCTCTTTTCAGAAACATTTGGAGAGGGCAGCTCCTGCTCAATCCAGTATACCCATCTACAGCTCTGATGCTTAGGCTCCAATTTGCTTTTGCTCTACTTCTCAGTCCAGTTTCTTGTGCTGAGCCAGATCAGATTAACTTCCCAAATCTCCCTCTTACAGATACGTCACTTCATCAATACTGGGCCTGGGCCCTTCTGGAGTAGGATCAGATCCAGGGATAGGAGGTCCCTGCTGGTCTTCTTTATGACTGTCCTGGGGGCCCAGCAGCCTCCAGTGGATGAGGTAGATGCCATATTCTGGCTTTGGGGCTGGTGGCTCTGTGGAGAGAGTAGCATGGCCTTGGTGCAGCCTTGGCCCAAAGTGGACTGCCACCACAATACAGACCGCAAGCAGGACAAAGGCGGCAACAATGATGGTGAGCGGTGGCAGCCCATCTCCTTGAAGTGGTTCCCAGGCTCCACCCAGCACCTCTGGAAGCTGCCTCTGGGGCTCCTGCCCCAATGAACCATTCACAGCTGGAGGAGGAGTCATCAGtctgggaaggaaggagaaaagagaggctgaagtGGGCATGTACACATAGAAAAAGGCCAAAATGGAGCGGGgagtgatggtgcatgcctgtaatcctggcaactcaggaggctgagtggggaggattgcaagttcaagacctgcctcagcaatttagcaggaaattaaaaaaacaaaaggggctggagagggctgggattgtggctcagagaaagagcccttgcctcgcatgtgtgaggcactgggtttgatcctcacaccacataaaaataaaataaagagactgtgttcctctataactaaaaaataatttttttaaaaagagctgggatgtagctcagaagtaaagcgcccctgggttcaatccctagtgaccCCCTCCAAAGAAAAAGACCAAAATAGAAAGAGACTGACACCCAaaggaaacagagagacagagaaactcagagaggaaaacacacacacacacacacacacacacacacacacacatacacgagaGATAGAGAAACAGAGATAATCACACacataaacagaaaataaaagacaaagacaaaagacagagggGGATACAGAGAGAAAGATACAcatgggaaaaggaaaagaaaaggagatAAAGATGGAGACTGAAATAAAGATGGAGACAGAGACAAAGAAATGGAAAGACAGCAAGTTAAAGTTGCTCAGAAAGGGGCGAAGAGAAGGGCATCATTATAGTCTGGCCAATAGTTTGGTCCCAAGTCCCTTCCCACTGCCTGCCTGCTTTCCCCAGGTCTTAGCAAGATTCCTAAATAGGTCCTGTGTCCTGGGTCAAGAATCTGAGCATGCTATGGGCTGCTGTCCCACGTCCTGGGCAGTGGGCAGTGAACAGCTGCTTCTTAAAGTCCTGGAGAAAGGGAATCATTGTCTGGCCTCTTAGGCTCCCCTACTCCCCACTCACTGGAAGGCAGAAAGGTGCTCCTCTGAGGGAGGAAACAGAGCACAAAGAACCCCAGAAGCTTGGGGTGAGACGGGGAGGCCTCATTCTATACTATGTGCCCGCTGCTCCCAGGCCTCAGGGTCAAGTTCTGGAGGCTTGAGGGGGCAGTATCCATGGTGTATTCCTGGTTCTGCCAAGGACAAACTGAGGAGATTCAGGGCCAGTCTACCCCTGTCAGGATCTATGGGTTCTACCAAAAGCATGGGGACATAATCCCCACCTATCTATCTCCACCCTGCTGGATGGTAGTGAAGGAAACAAAGCTCAAAACTGTAATCCCCAGAGTTAGGTCATCACAAGCCTGAGGAACATTTCTCCCCAGCTTCCCCTCCCGAGCAGGACCATGCTGCAGACCCTAGGGGGAGGGGCGCCCTTCTAGCCCTCAGCCCTGCCCTCAGTTGCTTGCCCTGGGTAAGCAACTGGGGCTCAGGAATGGCTTGCCCCAATTGTCCTCTGCACGCTGTCCTTTCTATCCCATCTCCCTTTGCATAATGTGGAAAGCCCAATACTCACCGCCCCTCCTTGAGGTTTCAGGGACCAGCCATAGGCTTCCAGGGCA is a genomic window of Callospermophilus lateralis isolate mCalLat2 chromosome 5, mCalLat2.hap1, whole genome shotgun sequence containing:
- the Smim33 gene encoding small integral membrane protein 33; this translates as MTPPPAVNGSLGQEPQRQLPEVLGGAWEPLQGDGLPPLTIIVAAFVLLAVCIVVAVHFGPRLHQGHATLSTEPPAPKPEYGIYLIHWRLLGPQDSHKEDQQGPPIPGSDPTPEGPRPSIDEVTYL